The following are from one region of the Mesorhizobium sp. B4-1-4 genome:
- a CDS encoding cold-shock protein → MPQTGTVKFFNHAKGFGFITPDDGAKDVFVHISAVQASGLPGLEDGQKVTFDTEPDKRGKGPKAVNLSIG, encoded by the coding sequence ATGCCGCAGACCGGCACCGTCAAATTCTTCAACCATGCCAAAGGCTTCGGCTTCATCACGCCGGACGATGGCGCGAAGGATGTCTTCGTCCATATTTCGGCCGTGCAGGCGTCGGGTCTTCCCGGTCTCGAAGATGGGCAGAAAGTGACATTCGACACCGAGCCGGATAAACGCGGCAAGGGTCCGAAGGCCGTCAACCTGTCGATCGGCTGA
- a CDS encoding Kazal-type serine protease inhibitor family protein — protein sequence MGPQPQSRMGQGDLLPRPPRPEPQFCTKQYEPVCARRGGDRQTFANACLADRAGYRIVRDGPCREGGGGGEEQTFCTREYAPVWARRRGETRTFPNACEARAADYRIVGGGPC from the coding sequence ATCGGCCCACAGCCGCAGTCACGCATGGGCCAGGGAGATCTTCTACCCCGCCCGCCACGTCCCGAACCGCAATTCTGCACCAAGCAGTACGAGCCGGTCTGCGCCCGGCGCGGCGGCGACCGCCAGACCTTCGCCAATGCCTGCCTTGCCGACCGCGCCGGCTATCGCATCGTGCGCGACGGCCCCTGCCGCGAAGGCGGTGGTGGTGGCGAAGAGCAGACCTTCTGTACTCGTGAATACGCGCCCGTCTGGGCCCGTCGGCGTGGCGAGACGCGCACCTTCCCCAACGCCTGCGAAGCCCGCGCCGCGGACTACCGCATCGTTGGCGGCGGGCCGTGCTGA
- a CDS encoding cold-shock protein has product MAQTGTVKFFNATKGFGFITPDGGAKDVFVHISAIEASGLRTLVDGQKVTFDVEPDRMGKGPKAVNLRAA; this is encoded by the coding sequence ATGGCCCAGACCGGCACCGTTAAATTCTTCAACGCGACCAAAGGCTTCGGTTTCATCACGCCCGATGGCGGCGCCAAGGACGTGTTCGTCCACATTTCCGCGATCGAGGCATCGGGCCTGCGCACGCTCGTTGACGGCCAGAAGGTTACCTTCGACGTCGAGCCGGACCGCATGGGCAAGGGCCCGAAGGCGGTCAATCTCCGCGCGGCCTGA
- a CDS encoding BA14K family protein produces the protein MNRIFKTAVLSAAVAATMLVALPAANADDWHRWHHHGHGHGDAVAAGVLGLAAGALIGGALANQQPPPPDYYDDGYYYDRDVSVRPAPVRRYYAEPRVVYADRYAEPWTRDWYEYCSDRYRTFNSRTGTFTGNDGEQHFCTAN, from the coding sequence ATGAACCGAATTTTCAAGACAGCCGTGCTGTCTGCCGCCGTGGCCGCCACGATGCTTGTGGCCCTGCCCGCGGCCAACGCCGATGACTGGCATCGTTGGCATCATCACGGTCACGGCCATGGCGACGCCGTCGCAGCCGGCGTCCTCGGCCTCGCCGCCGGCGCGCTGATCGGCGGTGCATTGGCCAACCAGCAACCGCCGCCGCCAGACTATTACGATGACGGTTACTATTACGATCGTGACGTGAGCGTGCGCCCGGCCCCTGTCCGCCGCTACTACGCGGAGCCTCGGGTGGTGTACGCCGACCGTTATGCCGAACCGTGGACGCGCGACTGGTACGAGTATTGCTCGGACCGTTACCGCACCTTCAATTCCCGCACCGGCACCTTCACCGGCAATGACGGCGAACAGCATTTCTGCACGGCCAACTGA